From the Billgrantia sulfidoxydans genome, one window contains:
- a CDS encoding sensor histidine kinase, translating to MRGLLRRCGRLGRSLYARIALVYLSSLLLLSVATAWIAISQFNQLTRELQQRMEIDLAKNLAQVMQPALWQGAGSDAARDMARHILSINPSLSLYVLDEQGRVIADYAEPACGLGRRIEIGALETLLSEEPMLPVLATAPCGSEPGIFSVAPIQHGEARRQGFLYVDLANAGQASMFSMLRTSSITRTLVAAGLMALLVSGVFGLVWFALLTRRFSRLTTAVQRFANGDYGQRIATPRDDELGRLARAFNDMAGTIEAQLQAMRETDRQRRELVANLSHDFRTPLTSLRGYTEQLLAAETADEGRRRMLTAILDNADRLTRLAHQLSTLARLDADDRPLQCEPFTLAELAHDIVGKFQHQARTAGISLTVACEPSLPRVEADLGLTDRLLSNLIDNALRATPAGGWVRLDAEALPEGVRLAVIDNGVGIPEEELPLVTQRFYRTRASLDRGDGSGLGLSIVREICERQGVAWKIASAPGKGTEVSVILPRA from the coding sequence ATGAGGGGGCTGCTGCGCCGCTGCGGGCGGCTGGGTCGTAGCCTCTATGCGCGCATCGCGCTGGTCTACCTGAGCAGCCTGTTGCTGCTGTCGGTGGCCACCGCCTGGATCGCCATCAGCCAGTTCAACCAGCTCACCCGGGAACTGCAGCAGCGGATGGAGATCGATCTCGCCAAGAATCTCGCCCAGGTCATGCAGCCGGCCTTGTGGCAAGGTGCCGGGAGCGACGCCGCGCGCGACATGGCCCGCCATATTCTGTCGATCAACCCCTCCTTGTCGCTGTATGTGCTCGACGAGCAGGGCAGGGTGATCGCCGACTACGCCGAGCCGGCCTGCGGGCTGGGGCGGCGGATCGAGATTGGGGCGCTGGAAACCCTGCTGAGTGAAGAGCCGATGCTGCCCGTGCTGGCGACGGCGCCCTGCGGTAGCGAACCGGGCATCTTCTCCGTCGCGCCCATCCAGCATGGTGAAGCGCGCCGCCAGGGCTTTCTTTACGTCGATCTCGCCAATGCCGGCCAGGCATCGATGTTCTCCATGCTGCGCACCAGCTCCATCACTCGCACCCTGGTCGCGGCCGGGCTGATGGCGCTCCTGGTGTCCGGGGTCTTCGGCCTGGTGTGGTTCGCGCTGCTGACCCGACGCTTCTCGCGCCTGACCACGGCGGTGCAGCGATTCGCCAACGGCGACTACGGGCAGCGCATCGCCACGCCCCGCGACGACGAGCTGGGCCGCCTGGCCAGGGCCTTCAACGACATGGCCGGGACCATCGAGGCACAGCTCCAGGCCATGCGCGAGACCGATCGCCAGCGCCGCGAGCTGGTTGCCAACCTCTCGCACGACTTCCGCACGCCGCTGACTTCGCTGCGCGGCTATACCGAACAGCTGCTGGCCGCGGAGACCGCCGACGAGGGCCGCCGGCGCATGCTGACGGCAATTCTCGACAATGCCGACCGCTTGACCCGTCTCGCGCATCAGCTCTCGACCCTGGCGCGGCTGGACGCCGACGACCGGCCACTGCAGTGCGAGCCGTTCACGCTGGCCGAGCTGGCCCACGACATCGTCGGCAAGTTCCAGCATCAGGCCCGCACGGCCGGCATCTCGCTGACGGTAGCCTGCGAGCCCTCGCTGCCTCGGGTCGAGGCCGATCTGGGGCTGACCGACCGGCTGTTGTCCAATCTGATCGACAATGCCCTGCGCGCCACCCCCGCCGGGGGCTGGGTGCGTCTCGACGCCGAAGCGTTGCCGGAGGGGGTGCGGTTGGCGGTGATCGACAACGGCGTCGGTATCCCCGAGGAGGAGTTGCCGCTGGTGACCCAGCGCTTCTACCGCACCCGGGCCAGCCTCGACAGGGGCGATGGCTCGGGGCTGGGGCTGTCGATCGTGCGCGAGATCTGCGAACGGCAAGGGGTGGCGTGGAAGATCGCCAGCGCGCCGGGGAAGGGCACCGAGGTGAGCGTCATCCTGCCCCGCGCGTGA
- a CDS encoding NAD(P)H-dependent oxidoreductase: protein MHALIVFCHPEPRSFNGALKEVAVETLQRQGYRVEVSDLYAEGFDPLERPGHYGERAEPETFFPLTEQRHAYEGGFLPADVKREIERLERADLVILQFPLWWHAQPAMLKGWFDRVFVYGGLYSGRMRYDRGRFPDKRVMLSVTTGAPAPTFSRHGRSGHIVALLWPIHYSLYYLGVRVLPPKVTYGVQGGGLSYQDEAAFRERLEAEKAAWARRLEGLDGEAPIPFAGWDDWDEQGVLKAGHPETWRL from the coding sequence ATGCATGCCCTGATCGTGTTCTGCCACCCCGAACCGCGCTCGTTCAATGGCGCCCTGAAGGAGGTTGCCGTCGAGACCCTGCAGCGGCAAGGCTACCGTGTCGAGGTCTCGGATCTCTACGCCGAAGGCTTCGATCCGCTGGAGCGGCCTGGCCACTACGGCGAACGGGCCGAGCCCGAGACATTCTTCCCCCTCACCGAACAGCGCCACGCCTACGAGGGTGGCTTTTTGCCCGCCGACGTGAAGCGTGAGATCGAACGCCTGGAGCGCGCCGACCTGGTGATCCTGCAGTTCCCGCTGTGGTGGCACGCCCAGCCGGCCATGCTCAAGGGCTGGTTCGATCGGGTATTCGTCTACGGTGGGCTCTACAGCGGCCGCATGCGCTACGACCGCGGCCGTTTCCCCGACAAGCGGGTGATGCTCTCGGTGACCACCGGCGCCCCGGCGCCGACTTTCAGCCGGCATGGCCGCAGCGGCCATATCGTGGCGCTGCTGTGGCCGATCCACTATTCGCTCTACTACCTCGGGGTGCGGGTGCTGCCGCCCAAGGTCACCTACGGGGTGCAGGGCGGCGGGCTCAGCTACCAGGACGAGGCGGCGTTCCGTGAGCGCCTGGAAGCGGAGAAGGCCGCCTGGGCACGGCGGCTGGAAGGGCTCGACGGCGAGGCGCCGATCCCCTTCGCCGGCTGGGACGACTGGGACGAGCAGGGCGTGCTGAAAGCGGGACATCCCGAGACCTGGCGACTGTGA
- a CDS encoding zinc-dependent alcohol dehydrogenase family protein — protein MKAVVYEAFSAPLQIQHVPDPTPEAHGVVVKVMATGVCRSDWHGWMGHDPDIRLPHVPGHELAGIVEAVGKDVTQWRVGDRVTVPFVGGCGSCPECYSGNHQVCDSQFQPGFTHWGSFAQYVGIHHADINLVALPETLDFATAASLGCRFVTSFRAVVDQGKASAGQWVAVHGCGGVGLSAIMIANAVGANVVAVDISAEKLQLARELGAVATVNATEVADVAEAVIEVTRGGAHVSLDALGHPTTCFNSISNLRKRGKHVQVGLMLADHSTPVIPMSKVIASELEILGSHGMQAYRYGAMLDMIRTGKLSPEKLVGQQIDLEQSIKALTSMDEFQGVGVTVVTEF, from the coding sequence ATGAAAGCCGTGGTCTACGAAGCCTTTTCCGCTCCACTGCAAATCCAGCACGTTCCCGACCCGACGCCGGAAGCGCACGGCGTGGTGGTCAAGGTGATGGCGACGGGCGTGTGTCGCAGCGACTGGCACGGCTGGATGGGCCACGACCCCGACATCCGGCTGCCTCACGTGCCGGGGCACGAGCTGGCGGGCATCGTCGAGGCGGTGGGCAAGGACGTGACGCAATGGCGCGTGGGGGATCGCGTCACGGTGCCGTTCGTCGGCGGCTGCGGCAGCTGCCCCGAGTGCTACTCGGGGAATCACCAGGTCTGCGACAGCCAGTTCCAGCCCGGCTTCACCCACTGGGGCTCCTTCGCCCAGTATGTCGGTATCCATCATGCCGACATCAACCTGGTGGCCTTGCCGGAGACGCTGGACTTCGCCACGGCGGCCAGCCTGGGCTGCCGCTTCGTGACCTCGTTTCGCGCCGTGGTCGACCAGGGCAAGGCATCCGCCGGGCAGTGGGTGGCGGTGCACGGCTGCGGCGGCGTCGGCCTCTCTGCGATCATGATCGCCAACGCCGTGGGCGCCAACGTGGTGGCCGTCGATATCTCTGCCGAGAAGCTCCAGTTGGCCCGCGAGCTGGGCGCGGTGGCCACCGTGAACGCGACCGAGGTGGCGGACGTTGCCGAGGCCGTCATCGAGGTGACGCGGGGCGGTGCCCACGTGTCGCTGGATGCGCTGGGGCATCCCACTACCTGTTTCAACTCGATCAGCAATTTGCGCAAGCGCGGCAAGCACGTTCAGGTCGGGCTCATGCTGGCCGATCACAGCACGCCGGTCATTCCGATGAGCAAGGTGATCGCCAGCGAGCTCGAGATTCTGGGCAGCCACGGCATGCAGGCCTATCGCTACGGCGCCATGCTCGACATGATCCGGACCGGGAAGCTCTCGCCCGAGAAGCTGGTTGGCCAACAGATCGACCTGGAACAGTCGATCAAGGCGCTGACGAGCATGGACGAGTTCCAGGGTGTTGGCGTGACCGTGGTCACCGAATTCTGA
- a CDS encoding LysR family transcriptional regulator codes for MNEQSLHWDDLRIVQAIAEAGSLSGAGRRLGASHATVFRRLNAIERRLGVALFERSRTGYVPTPAGEDLAATASRVAAEVHGAERRVAGRDLRLSGAIRVTTTDTLLMGLLSPIFADFQRTHPEIVLEVAVSNQLFNLSQRDADVAVRPSPTPPEHLVGRRIGTIAQAIYARSDGAADAWVGPDRHLGYAALDAWMAEQGANECCRYRVDTMFGMLAAARDGLGRAVLPCYLADAEPTLTRLGEPIPELATDLGLLTHPDLRRVARIRAFMAFVAEALVADERLQQSHGME; via the coding sequence GTGAATGAGCAGTCGCTGCACTGGGACGACCTGCGTATCGTGCAGGCTATCGCCGAGGCGGGTTCGCTCTCCGGCGCCGGCCGGCGGCTGGGGGCCAGCCATGCCACGGTGTTCCGCCGCCTGAACGCCATCGAGCGGCGCCTGGGCGTGGCGCTGTTCGAGCGCTCGCGCACGGGCTACGTGCCGACCCCGGCGGGGGAGGACCTGGCCGCCACTGCTTCCCGGGTGGCGGCCGAGGTGCATGGCGCCGAGCGGCGCGTGGCGGGGCGTGACCTGCGCCTCTCCGGCGCCATCCGCGTGACCACCACCGACACGCTGCTGATGGGGCTGCTGTCGCCGATCTTTGCCGACTTCCAGCGCACGCATCCCGAGATCGTGCTCGAGGTGGCGGTCTCCAACCAGCTGTTCAACCTCTCCCAGCGCGACGCCGACGTGGCGGTGCGGCCCTCGCCCACGCCACCCGAGCATCTGGTGGGGCGGCGAATCGGCACCATCGCCCAGGCCATTTACGCCCGTTCCGATGGCGCCGCCGATGCCTGGGTCGGGCCGGATCGCCATCTGGGCTATGCCGCGCTCGACGCCTGGATGGCCGAGCAAGGAGCGAACGAGTGCTGCCGCTATCGCGTCGACACCATGTTCGGCATGCTGGCCGCCGCCCGCGACGGGCTGGGCCGTGCCGTGCTGCCCTGCTATCTCGCCGATGCCGAACCGACCCTTACGCGACTCGGCGAGCCGATCCCCGAACTTGCCACCGACCTGGGGCTGCTGACCCACCCCGACCTGCGCCGGGTGGCGCGCATCCGTGCCTTCATGGCCTTCGTGGCCGAGGCGCTGGTCGCCGACGAGCGCTTGCAGCAATCTCACGGCATGGAATAG
- a CDS encoding AraC family transcriptional regulator: protein MLHTLAHSLPLSREALQRRIESAPGPVQPYACDYPAGWDTGRHHHLRTQLVFATRGVMTVSTPTGWWVVPPQLAVWIPARLEHALLMHRAVKLRTLYLDERLPGLPTQPRVVNVSPLLRELILRLMELPAEATAHGAGARLVAVLLDELHEGPTLPLHLPEPDDPALRRICAALRDDPANRDDLATWGRTVGASSRTLARRFQAQTGMGFAAWRQQARLLAALPMLAEGRPVTAVSQEVGYESPSAFIAAFRRSLGVSPGRYFSRPAGGG, encoded by the coding sequence ATGCTTCACACTCTGGCCCACTCCCTGCCCCTCTCACGCGAAGCCCTGCAGCGGCGCATCGAGAGCGCCCCGGGTCCGGTACAGCCCTATGCCTGCGACTATCCCGCCGGCTGGGACACCGGCCGCCATCATCATCTGCGCACTCAACTCGTCTTCGCCACTCGCGGCGTGATGACGGTATCCACCCCGACGGGATGGTGGGTAGTGCCGCCCCAGCTCGCGGTATGGATACCGGCTCGCCTGGAGCATGCCCTGCTGATGCATCGGGCCGTGAAGCTGCGTACGCTCTATCTCGACGAGCGCCTACCGGGGTTACCCACCCAGCCGCGCGTGGTCAACGTCTCGCCGCTGCTGCGCGAGCTGATACTGCGCTTGATGGAGCTGCCGGCCGAGGCGACCGCCCACGGTGCCGGAGCACGCTTGGTCGCGGTGCTGCTGGATGAGCTGCACGAGGGGCCCACGTTGCCGCTGCACCTCCCCGAGCCCGACGATCCCGCTCTGCGGCGGATCTGCGCCGCCCTGCGCGACGACCCGGCCAACCGGGACGACCTGGCCACCTGGGGCCGCACGGTCGGTGCCTCGTCACGCACCCTGGCACGGCGCTTCCAGGCGCAGACCGGCATGGGCTTCGCCGCCTGGCGACAGCAGGCCCGCCTGCTCGCCGCCCTGCCCATGCTAGCGGAAGGGCGCCCGGTCACGGCCGTGTCTCAGGAGGTCGGTTACGAATCGCCCAGCGCCTTCATCGCCGCCTTCCGCCGCAGCCTCGGCGTCAGCCCCGGGCGCTACTTTTCCCGCCCGGCCGGTGGCGGTTGA
- a CDS encoding MFS transporter — protein sequence MSGNRVRLLFLNVGHAYAHYFMLIHPTVAVALESRGQGDYGALLLPATAGFVAFAAFTLPAGWLGDRWSRHGMMAVMFLGLGAASLLTAFASGPFQMAAGLFLMGSFAAIYHPVGIALVAESGEGVGQALGVNGVWGNMGVAAAPLVTGALTGLLGWQAAFLIPGALCLASGIAYLMLVPTERGKRGASAAAAEPPAAVPAAVALPGRILAYLLITALMGGLVFAATTVVLPKVMEDAFNGGGNGLVSAAGLASMVFACASVAQLVTGRAVDRVSPRQLMLLLALLQVPLFLLMGQAGQWWVVALSLGLMITVFGVIPVQDAIVARHTASDWRARVYAVKYVLSLGVGALVVPVVAWGYDPASGFIRLYLLLAACAVGVAMAALLLPARRYAQAALGDNA from the coding sequence ATGAGCGGCAATCGCGTTCGGTTACTGTTCCTCAATGTGGGGCACGCCTATGCCCACTATTTCATGCTGATCCATCCCACCGTGGCGGTGGCGCTCGAGAGTCGCGGCCAGGGCGATTACGGTGCACTGCTGTTGCCGGCCACGGCGGGCTTCGTCGCCTTTGCCGCCTTCACCCTGCCGGCGGGCTGGCTGGGCGACCGCTGGAGCCGGCACGGCATGATGGCCGTGATGTTCCTGGGGCTCGGCGCGGCTTCCCTGCTCACCGCTTTCGCCAGCGGCCCCTTCCAGATGGCGGCAGGGCTGTTCCTCATGGGCAGCTTCGCGGCGATCTATCATCCCGTCGGCATCGCTCTGGTCGCGGAGAGCGGCGAAGGGGTTGGCCAGGCGCTGGGAGTGAACGGCGTGTGGGGCAACATGGGCGTCGCGGCGGCGCCGCTGGTGACCGGAGCGCTCACGGGCCTGCTCGGCTGGCAGGCGGCCTTCCTGATTCCCGGCGCGCTGTGCCTGGCGAGCGGTATCGCCTACCTGATGCTGGTACCGACCGAACGCGGTAAGCGTGGGGCGTCCGCTGCCGCCGCCGAACCCCCGGCAGCGGTGCCGGCCGCGGTGGCGCTGCCGGGCCGAATCCTCGCCTACCTGCTCATCACGGCGCTGATGGGTGGGCTCGTGTTTGCGGCCACCACCGTGGTGCTGCCCAAGGTCATGGAGGACGCCTTCAACGGTGGCGGGAATGGCCTGGTCAGCGCTGCCGGCCTGGCATCGATGGTCTTTGCCTGCGCCTCCGTGGCGCAACTCGTCACCGGCAGGGCCGTGGACAGGGTCTCGCCGCGGCAACTGATGCTGCTGCTGGCGCTGTTGCAGGTGCCCCTGTTCCTGCTGATGGGGCAAGCTGGGCAGTGGTGGGTCGTGGCGCTGTCGCTGGGGCTGATGATAACGGTGTTCGGCGTCATTCCCGTGCAGGACGCCATCGTGGCGCGCCATACCGCAAGCGACTGGCGGGCACGGGTCTATGCCGTGAAGTACGTGCTGTCGCTGGGCGTCGGCGCCCTGGTCGTGCCGGTCGTGGCCTGGGGGTACGACCCGGCCAGCGGCTTCATCCGGCTCTACCTGCTGCTGGCCGCCTGTGCCGTCGGCGTGGCGATGGCCGCGCTGCTGCTGCCGGCCCGGCGCTACGCGCAGGCGGCCCTGGGCGACAACGCATGA
- a CDS encoding aminoglycoside adenylyltransferase family protein, whose protein sequence is MKLSSRAAERPLPKEAVAAFDIIVRELGENVVGVYLFGSALTGGLRPNSDVDMLAIISQPPDEPVRRRLVEALMRVSGSPANDGSPRPLEVTLLCRESLVPWRYPPRSELVYGEWLRDEFAQGRIPPATTDPDLALVLTTARQASLALCGPELAELIAPIPEADLRRAIVDSLPGLIDGLPGDERNVLLTLARMWMTLETGEIAPKDVAAAWALERLPAELQTEMALARRGYLDGGVDDWPQRMPQVEALAAYLRRAIACASSGMMD, encoded by the coding sequence ATGAAGCTCTCTTCCCGGGCGGCCGAACGGCCGCTACCCAAGGAGGCCGTGGCCGCCTTCGACATCATCGTTCGCGAGCTGGGCGAGAACGTGGTCGGCGTCTATCTGTTCGGCTCGGCGCTCACCGGCGGCCTGCGCCCCAATAGCGACGTGGACATGCTGGCGATCATCAGCCAGCCACCCGACGAGCCGGTGCGCCGGCGCTTGGTCGAGGCGCTGATGCGGGTCTCGGGTAGCCCTGCGAACGACGGCTCGCCCAGGCCATTGGAAGTGACGCTGCTGTGTCGAGAGTCGCTGGTGCCGTGGCGCTACCCGCCGAGAAGCGAGCTGGTCTACGGCGAATGGCTGCGGGACGAGTTCGCGCAGGGCCGCATTCCCCCGGCAACTACCGATCCCGACCTGGCGCTGGTACTGACCACCGCCAGGCAGGCGAGCCTGGCGCTGTGCGGGCCGGAACTCGCGGAGCTGATCGCGCCGATTCCCGAGGCGGACCTGCGACGGGCGATCGTCGATTCGCTGCCCGGCCTGATCGATGGCTTGCCGGGCGACGAGCGCAACGTGCTGCTGACCCTGGCACGAATGTGGATGACCCTCGAGACGGGAGAGATCGCGCCCAAGGACGTGGCCGCCGCCTGGGCCCTGGAGCGCCTGCCCGCGGAGCTTCAGACTGAAATGGCGCTGGCGCGACGCGGTTATCTTGATGGGGGCGTCGACGACTGGCCACAGCGTATGCCCCAGGTGGAAGCGCTGGCGGCCTATCTGCGGCGCGCCATTGCTTGCGCTTCCTCCGGCATGATGGACTAG
- a CDS encoding zinc-dependent alcohol dehydrogenase family protein, whose amino-acid sequence MKVVTLKSPGGLDQLQVVEREAPGEPGPGEIRVRVHASSLNFHDYGVVSGKMPTEDGRIPMSDGAGVVEAVGEGVEAFAVGDAVVSTFFPYWLDGPARVGDFKTTPGDGVDGYAREQVIRPATWFTHAPKGYSHEEAATLTTAGLTAWRALVVDGHLKAGDTILTLGTGGVSIFALQFAKAMGARVISTSSSDEKIERLKQLGADHTLNYKAEPEWGKKVKALTDGQGVDHVIEVGGPGTLPQSIDAVRIGGHISLIGVLTGRGGEVPTAKLMAKQARLQGLIVGSRIHQQEMVRGIEASGVRPIIDSRFSLEEIADAFRHEEAGRHFGKICLSF is encoded by the coding sequence ATGAAAGTGGTAACCCTGAAGAGCCCCGGCGGGCTGGACCAGCTGCAAGTCGTCGAGCGGGAGGCACCCGGTGAGCCGGGACCGGGCGAGATCCGTGTGCGCGTGCATGCCAGTTCGCTCAACTTCCATGACTACGGCGTGGTGTCCGGCAAGATGCCGACCGAGGATGGCCGCATTCCCATGTCCGACGGCGCAGGCGTGGTCGAGGCGGTGGGCGAGGGCGTCGAGGCGTTCGCCGTGGGCGATGCGGTGGTCTCGACCTTCTTTCCCTACTGGCTCGACGGCCCGGCGCGGGTCGGCGATTTCAAGACCACGCCCGGCGACGGTGTCGATGGCTACGCGCGCGAGCAGGTCATTCGCCCGGCCACCTGGTTCACCCACGCGCCGAAGGGCTACAGCCACGAGGAGGCCGCCACGCTGACCACCGCAGGCCTCACCGCCTGGCGCGCGCTGGTGGTGGACGGCCACCTCAAGGCCGGCGATACCATCCTCACGCTGGGCACCGGCGGCGTTTCCATCTTCGCCCTGCAGTTCGCCAAGGCGATGGGAGCGCGGGTGATCTCCACCTCGTCTTCCGACGAGAAGATCGAACGGCTCAAGCAGCTCGGCGCCGATCACACCCTCAACTACAAGGCCGAGCCGGAGTGGGGCAAGAAGGTGAAGGCGCTGACCGACGGCCAGGGCGTCGACCATGTGATCGAGGTCGGCGGGCCGGGGACGCTGCCGCAGTCCATCGACGCCGTGCGCATCGGCGGTCATATCTCGCTGATCGGCGTGTTGACCGGGCGTGGGGGCGAGGTACCCACCGCCAAGCTGATGGCCAAGCAGGCGCGCCTGCAGGGGCTGATCGTCGGCAGCCGCATCCACCAGCAGGAGATGGTGCGTGGCATCGAGGCCAGCGGTGTACGCCCGATCATCGACAGCCGTTTTTCTCTGGAAGAGATCGCCGACGCCTTCCGTCACGAGGAGGCGGGGCGCCACTTCGGCAAGATCTGCCTGTCCTTCTAG
- a CDS encoding helix-turn-helix domain-containing protein, with amino-acid sequence MDSPTPGQLLKAWRQRRRLSQLALATEADISQRHLSFVESGRAVPSREMLLRLAEQLGVPLRERNRLLLAAGFAPAFGERGIDAPEFETVRSVIERLLASHAPYPALAVDRHWHLLMANRPLERLLDGIDAELLNPPVNVLRLTLHPRGLASRIGNFREWRAHILERLARQAETTADPALASLGEELKGYPVPAGARPHLTSAPSRHGGIVVPLELVMPDGRVLSLLSTTTVFGTPLDITLEELAIESFFPADAATQDALQQLAAASSG; translated from the coding sequence ATGGACTCCCCTACCCCCGGGCAGCTGTTGAAGGCGTGGCGCCAGCGGCGGCGGCTGAGCCAGCTCGCGCTCGCCACCGAGGCCGACATCTCCCAGCGCCACCTGAGCTTCGTCGAATCCGGACGCGCCGTGCCGAGCCGGGAGATGCTGCTGCGCCTGGCGGAGCAACTGGGCGTTCCCCTGCGCGAGCGCAACCGGCTGCTGCTCGCCGCCGGTTTCGCCCCGGCCTTCGGCGAACGCGGCATCGACGCTCCCGAATTCGAGACGGTCCGCAGCGTGATCGAACGGCTGCTGGCGAGCCATGCCCCCTACCCGGCGCTGGCCGTCGACCGCCACTGGCACCTGCTGATGGCCAACCGCCCGCTCGAGCGGCTGCTCGACGGCATCGACGCCGAACTGCTGAATCCCCCGGTCAATGTGCTGCGGCTCACCCTGCATCCCCGTGGACTGGCATCGCGCATCGGCAATTTCCGCGAATGGCGCGCCCACATTCTCGAGCGACTGGCGCGCCAGGCCGAGACGACCGCCGACCCGGCGCTGGCCTCGCTCGGCGAGGAGCTGAAGGGCTACCCGGTGCCGGCCGGCGCTCGCCCCCACCTGACCAGCGCGCCGTCGCGCCACGGCGGCATCGTCGTGCCGCTGGAGCTGGTCATGCCGGATGGCCGCGTGCTGTCGCTGTTGAGCACCACCACGGTGTTCGGCACTCCGCTCGACATCACCCTGGAGGAACTCGCCATCGAGTCGTTCTTCCCCGCGGATGCCGCCACCCAGGACGCGCTGCAGCAGCTGGCGGCGGCCTCCTCCGGCTAG
- a CDS encoding DUF1330 domain-containing protein, with protein MTAYAIARLQDVTMGPEIVEYLEKIDATLAPYGGRYLIHGGPTEVLEGNWQGDTIMLGFPGLEQARAWYRSEAYRRILPLRTANAVGDVILVEGVEEGHRGVDILG; from the coding sequence ATGACCGCCTACGCCATCGCCCGCCTGCAGGATGTCACCATGGGTCCCGAGATCGTCGAGTACCTGGAGAAGATCGATGCCACCCTCGCGCCCTATGGCGGTCGCTACCTGATTCATGGCGGCCCCACCGAGGTGCTGGAGGGCAACTGGCAGGGTGACACGATCATGCTCGGCTTCCCCGGCCTGGAACAGGCCCGGGCCTGGTATCGCTCCGAGGCCTACCGGCGCATCCTGCCGCTGCGCACCGCCAACGCCGTGGGCGACGTCATCCTGGTGGAAGGCGTCGAGGAAGGGCACCGGGGCGTCGATATTCTCGGCTGA
- a CDS encoding AraC family transcriptional regulator: MPKPELPSDLVSELLLGMRLRGIAYRRIQLSPPLGVEFGQVEGWAQFHFVARGPVYLRSPSGSVHPLSTGDALLLPRGGLHALLSSPDQPARDVTAFESARLCEAVSAIRACPRDCTLDGALTFSGCMEFDLGSMHALVSLMPEVMYVGTLLERQPEILPMLEAMEREAKSERAGYAAILARLADVMAAFIVRGWVECGCGDATGWIEALRDPRLGRVIAALHREPGRHWTVAELAAEMGSSRSVFAERFLAVTGMTPHRYVTELRMRLAAQWIGRERQPIETVAYRLGYGSAAAFSRAFKRVHGHPPGALRQQREADANVISLAPGATAAKGEYARSVVEPG, from the coding sequence ATGCCAAAACCGGAACTGCCCAGCGACCTGGTGAGCGAGCTGCTGCTCGGCATGCGCCTGCGCGGCATCGCCTATCGCCGTATCCAACTTTCGCCCCCGCTGGGGGTGGAGTTCGGCCAGGTGGAGGGCTGGGCCCAGTTCCACTTCGTGGCCCGCGGCCCCGTCTACCTGCGCAGCCCCAGCGGCAGCGTGCATCCCCTCTCGACGGGCGATGCGCTATTGCTGCCACGCGGCGGCCTGCATGCCCTGCTCTCCTCCCCCGACCAGCCGGCCCGGGACGTCACCGCCTTCGAGAGCGCCAGGCTGTGCGAGGCGGTCAGCGCGATCCGCGCCTGCCCTAGGGACTGCACCCTCGACGGCGCCCTGACCTTCAGCGGCTGCATGGAATTCGACCTGGGCAGCATGCATGCACTGGTCTCGCTGATGCCCGAGGTGATGTACGTGGGCACCCTGCTCGAGCGCCAGCCCGAGATCCTGCCCATGCTCGAGGCGATGGAGCGTGAGGCGAAGAGCGAGCGCGCGGGTTATGCCGCCATCCTGGCGCGGCTCGCCGACGTGATGGCCGCCTTCATCGTGCGCGGCTGGGTGGAGTGCGGCTGCGGCGATGCCACCGGCTGGATCGAGGCGCTGCGCGACCCGCGCCTGGGCCGCGTCATCGCCGCGCTGCATCGCGAGCCGGGGCGCCACTGGACGGTGGCGGAACTCGCCGCCGAGATGGGCAGCTCGCGCTCGGTGTTCGCCGAGCGCTTCCTGGCGGTAACGGGCATGACACCGCACCGCTACGTGACCGAGCTGCGCATGCGCCTGGCGGCCCAGTGGATCGGCCGCGAGCGTCAACCCATCGAAACCGTGGCCTACCGCCTGGGCTACGGCAGCGCGGCCGCCTTCAGCCGCGCCTTCAAACGTGTCCACGGCCATCCGCCCGGAGCCCTGCGCCAGCAGCGCGAGGCCGACGCCAACGTGATCTCGCTTGCCCCGGGGGCTACCGCAGCCAAGGGCGAGTATGCACGCTCGGTCGTCGAACCAGGCTGA